A region of Candidatus Angelobacter sp. DNA encodes the following proteins:
- a CDS encoding phospholipid scramblase-related protein, whose protein sequence is MMEVKIQCGCGTRYKFDWESADGQVAAAVQCPKCGGDGTAVANQIIQQGRLPAGAVSGAAVASSGAVFPAAGSTGHTVHLSAPGASPSSSPFAAQANRSLLERTSFFVKERVAVLKLVDTYDIFDPATGQQIGIAKEEPPIWAKWLRLVIQKHMMPTTVNIYEQEGRPPVASIHRGFTFIRSKIRVVAGGRPLGYFKSKLLSIGGGFNVFDNQDQQVAEVKGNWKGWDFKFISKTGREIGSVTKKWAGLGKELFTSADNYIISLKDLSGSSPAASALLLAAGLAIDVVFKEAE, encoded by the coding sequence ATGATGGAAGTAAAAATCCAGTGCGGTTGCGGTACGCGCTACAAATTCGACTGGGAGTCCGCCGATGGCCAGGTGGCCGCCGCAGTTCAATGCCCCAAATGCGGTGGCGATGGCACTGCCGTCGCCAACCAGATCATTCAACAGGGCCGTTTGCCTGCGGGAGCCGTTTCCGGAGCTGCGGTCGCGTCTTCAGGCGCAGTCTTCCCCGCGGCGGGTTCCACGGGGCACACGGTCCATCTGAGCGCGCCAGGCGCGTCGCCGTCATCCAGCCCTTTTGCCGCGCAAGCCAATCGCTCGTTGCTCGAGCGCACGTCATTTTTCGTCAAGGAACGCGTTGCCGTTCTAAAGCTCGTGGATACCTACGACATTTTCGATCCGGCAACAGGCCAGCAAATTGGCATCGCGAAGGAAGAGCCGCCGATCTGGGCAAAGTGGCTGCGGCTGGTGATCCAAAAGCACATGATGCCGACCACGGTGAACATCTACGAACAGGAAGGCCGGCCGCCGGTTGCGTCGATTCATCGCGGCTTCACGTTCATCCGGTCAAAAATCCGTGTCGTCGCGGGCGGGCGGCCATTGGGTTATTTCAAAAGCAAACTGCTCTCCATTGGCGGCGGGTTCAATGTCTTCGACAATCAGGACCAGCAGGTCGCCGAAGTGAAAGGCAACTGGAAGGGTTGGGATTTCAAGTTCATCAGCAAGACCGGACGCGAAATCGGCAGCGTCACCAAGAAATGGGCGGGTCTGGGCAAGGAACTGTTCACCTCGGCGGACAACTACATCATTTCGCTTAAAGATCTGAGCGGCTCCAGTCCCGCGGCCAGCGCGCTGCTGCTTGCCGCCGGTCTGGCGATTGATGTTGTTTTCAAGGAAGCGGAGTAA